ACAGCGCCAGTTTCAACTTGTCCAACACCGTCATGGCAGTCGACAGCGCCTTGAAGCTGCGCCGAACCGCGAAGTACCAGGCAAACCACTCACGGTATCGCAAATAGTACCGCCGTTTGCTACCGGCAGCGAAGTGtaggaaggagggaagcaCGTGCCGCCGGAGAGCAGCCGAGCATCTAGTGGAGACCGAGCCGTCTAGTAAGGTCACGTCGAGGCACCGCGGCGGGACCTCACGACCCCACAGTGGGGGCGTGATGAAGGCACCCGAGGCGCCAGCGATGAGATCGCGGTCAGGAACCGTAAAGAGCACGTCATCGCGATGGCGAGTGTAGTAGGAAGTGAGCTGgccgagccgctgccggcgccgcaaaTGGGAAGTGAACATGAACTCCGTGAGTTGGTCGACAGAGATGAGACCAACCGGCAGCCCAAACGGGTCGCGCACCAGTCGGCCGTCTGCGCGGTGCCCAGTCTGAAGCAAAAGGCCCTCATTGACCTCGAACATGCGTGAGTAGTACCGCAGAACGCCGAGGATGGACTGATCGCAAAACCACTCCCGCTTCACGcgaggctgctgctccttGGCGAACCGGAGAACACCGGCGGCCATCTCTCGGAGCGCCCACACGCGGGAGATGTGCATGCCGGCGTTGAGATAGTGCGCCGGGTTGCGACCGACGGAGAAGGCGCCGTCGTAGAAGAACCGATCGCCGGGAGTGCGCAGAAAGTTCGCAGCCTCCAGCGAGGTGTTGAGTAAGCGATGCCCGTGGCCCTGGGCGAAGAAGCCGTCGTAGATGTTCTTGTAGTAATTCCAGTCCTCCCTGGATGCGCGGGCTGCGTCGTGGGGAGAAAAGAAGGACGCGCCGTTGCGAGCGGCTGCGATGAGGTGCGTCGTGATGTAATCGCTGGTGAAACACTGGAAGAGGCCATCGACTGGCTGATGATAGTAGCAATCGTCGTCCGCGTTGAAGATGAcgggcggcagctgcacaagCGGCCGCGGCTGTTGGTTGGGTGTGGTGCGCAGAGTAGCCATAAAGGCGGACCCGACCTCCTCTCCGTAGTCCTCCCaggcgcgcaccgcggcgagATCGAGAGCCGCCTCTGAGGCAGGCGAGTAGCGTGCAAACTTCTGCAAGAACGGCACCACATCCGATCCTGTCCACGCCACGTCGGTGTCCAACGTGACGACGATGTCCTCGTCCCGCAAGCCCTCGCGATCAAGATAGTCGAGGTAGTGCTCATAGCGCCAGACGTGAGAGTAGGTACTATCCGCTCCAAGGACGCTGAGCCGGACACCAGCGAGCGCACACGACGCAGTGACCATGCAGAAGCTCCAGTCCGTCTGATTTGAGGCTACGATGAAGTGAATTCGAGTGGGGAGGTACGTTACGCCGTCCGTGCCGTTGTGCTGCGACAGGTATGCGTTGACACTTCGTTGAAGGTCCGCGTTGGCATCGGGGTGATCACCTGGGTCGCGCTGCGGCAAGGGCTCCCTCTTCCCTAgcgcggcacgccgcgcGGGGTGGATATGGGAGTACACGTAGTGGCAGTGGGGTGCATTGGGCCGCCagacagccgcggcggcagtagTAACAGCCAAGATGAGCGCGAGGTAGAGTGTCGAGAACAGAAAGCGCTTGAAGCGCAGCACGTCATTCTCCGATCCGCACAGGCGAACGAGCTCGTGCCGCATCCATCGAAGACgctccactgccgctgcttcgacAGAGCGATACTGCTGACGCAAAGCCCGCTGTGAGGAGCGCACCAGCCTTACAAGATGTGGCATCCCTCTTCGTTTTTGTTGCGGAGTCAATGCGGGGGGCAGCATGCGTGCCTAGCATAGCGTGGATGAGCAGTGATTAAGTCGGAGTTCGAGAAAGGGAAGCGAGACGACAAGAAGTATGGCCAGTAGCAGAGAACATGCAGGAAGGATAGAGAGTTGTGTTCTGCTTTGTGTGCGCATATATGGAGGAGTACCCAGGTTCGTATTGGAGAGCTCTTCGCACACTCGCAGACAGGGAGAACGAGAAAAGAAGGTCCGGCGAAGGCGAAAGCGTCGATGATGCGACGCTTTCGACAACTCTGCAGTGACGCAACGTGGGTCTTGTTTTGCCACACAGCATCCACAAAGAAGGCCTCGATCTGAGAAACGAGAACGAAGCAAGGTATGCCGGGGTAAATAGGTAAGGTGACGGAGAAAGagcagaagaggagagaaagaaaaagagagtTTGGGTATCGATGAAGTTGCCGTGGGCAGCATGAAGCGCTATCGGGCGGAGGGGGGTACCAAGAAGGGGGCATTGGCATTGCCGGGTCGTCCCAGGTTGAGAGAGGTAAAAGTCGACgggccacacacgcacagcgcacacgccaacAGAAACGGGCCCTCGCAATCTGTGGTCACGTGACGCGATACTGTTGCACGTTCCATGATTCGTTGACTCTGAGTGTTATCGCTTCGGTTGTATGCAGAGATCACATATAACCGTCAGCTCGTCGAAAGTGACAGAGCACCCGCTATAATGTTATTGGGGGTCGTGTAAAGGGCAAGATGTCCGTCAACACTTATGGTTGTGAGGGTGCAAGCAGGGAATTGTggcggagcgagagggcgGCCCGTTTCGTTCATTCCATCTTGAgcaggaaggagagagaggagccaAGAGACCAGGAAACCGCCATACCCTCGATGCGGTTGGGCACCGTGAGAGCCGTGGCGTCACTAAGCCCTAGGCCGTATGTCAAGAAGCTGTACATGTACGCCAGCTCCATGCAGGCCGTTTCCTCAGGGGCGGTGGTCCGCCTCGCAGATTCCCGGTGGCACACCTCTTGCCCGACCTCCTTGTACGACGAGACGTAGACCGGGCTCCCCTCCTTGCTGAAGTGGTAGAGTCGGTCGTAAAAGTAGGAGAAGGCGTAGATGAGATGCCGCCTTGACGGAaacagcggctgcggcacgccgcgGGCGCCACAGGCATCAAACTTGCAGGTCGTCTTTGTTATGACATGTTCGTGAAATAGTCCTGCACACGCGTCAAAGTCCGTGGCGTCACTGTTTCGAAGTTCCACATCGTTCAGGCGCTTCGCATACCCTCTCGGGAAGCACGGGAAAGACGACGTCCCGTTCGCTTCGGCGAATGACATCATAagcttcttcttcgcctcgtTCATCCCAAGGCCGAGATAGCTGTGCTGATACATGGTGATCGTGCGCTTTGGTGTGCGCAGCTGGTGGGCATAGTTGAAGGGCAGCCATTCTCCAGACGTGGGCGTCGTCTCGAAGACGACCTGTGTCGAGGCACCTCCCATGTCGATGGTCGCGACGGTGGCAACGTCCGTGTCGAGCCTGTTCAGCAGGTAGTTCACCGTCAGCCACCCGTAGACGCCCTCTTGAGCGCCAGAGATGATGGAGGCACCACGAGACTGAAATGGAGATGCGTTGAGTGTGTGCTGGGCagcgtccagcagcacctgctggaCGGACTCAGGTAGGAGCCGAAGGCCGGCGGTGGCCTTGAGGGTGACGAAGGTGCACTTCTGGTAGCTTTGCGGGACCACCTTATCcgcgaagcgcagcagccccgcaAGCGACTCCTTGGCGCCGTCTGGGTCGGTGGCAAAAGAGGATAGACCCGGCTCTACTCGTTTGAAGCGCTCTCTCAGAAGTACGAGACCGGTGCGGCCGCGCTCGTATTGGaacacatgcacacgtgaGCCAgtgctgccggcgtcgaTGACGACGTCGTATACATTCGCGTACGCCGAGTCACATGGGGAGAGCAAAGGGCTTTGATAGTAAACGAGGAAACCGAAGATAACAAGCGCGCTAAGCACAAGGGTGCCGGCGATGCGCAGTCGCTTCGACTGTTGAGTCATGCGCCGCACCGAGGAGTACGGTCGCATCAAATCCCGACACACAAGAGCGCCACGTAGGTTGGCATCAAGCAACGTCAAACGTGGAGAAAGGAATGAGGAGGCCGCAGAGAGCTGTACGCAGAGGAGAAAACTAGGGTCCTCATGCAGGTCGTAGTGAATGTTAGGCGAAAGGAAAGCAGTGCATTAGAAATGAGGCCAGTGAGCGCGGATAGGAAGGCAAGCGGAGACGGTGTGATCGTAGCGGGTGTGGTAGCGAGAAGTGCTTCTCCAGAAAGAGTGGGTCGGAGTGGGAGACTACAGAGGCAGCGCGCAGAGCAAGCTGCAGCCTATAGCCCCTGGCaaggtgggagggggggagacGAGGGTAAGTGGCGGGTGAACGTTAATCGTCACCGGCCTTCACTCCCTTTCGGTAACAACGGCGAAGTTAACAAGTAGACCGTGCGTGCACGACAGTGCGATCGTGGAAAGGGACCATGGCgttctctttgtttttttcttgcaTGTGCGAGCGTGCATGTTCAAAACCGCAGCAATCTTTGCACAGAGGAAATGTGTGGCTCTTCTGTGATCGGCAACAGCCGCACGAGTCTGAAAGCTACGAGCACGCGCCTCGCACTCACaggaggaaagagaaagggaaacGGAAATAGAAATGCTGGGATCCTTAGTATGCATGGCTAGTTAGAGTGAAGAAAGGGAGGGTGAGCGAGTGACTATCGCGCATGCACAAATAACGAGAGAGCCAAGTCTAAAAGAAAGggcacgcacagagacgcacacgcacccccTGTGGGATGAGGAAAGACGCGTCcagcatgtgtgtgtgtgggagggagtGTAGGTGACGGCAAGCTGGGCAGCAGCTTCGGATTCACTCCGCGCTGGGCGAATCACTTGCCAAGCGGTGGTAAAAATCTTTAATGTGCTCGACCGCCTCTTCCGCGGAGTCGGTAAAGAGCAAGCTATCGATCTCCTCCTGCGATATCACGCCGTAGTCAGCCAGAGCCTGCCAGTTGACGACCATCTGCCAAAACTCCTTGCCGAGCAACACCACTGGCAACGAAGGTATTTTCTTCGTCTGTTTCAGAGTGAGCAGCTCAAACATCTCGTCCAGCGTGCCAAACCCACCTGGGGCGACGACTATGGCGCGGCACGAGTACATCATCCAAAACTTGCGGGTGAAGAAGTAGTGGAACTCAAATGCCAGCCCCTTCGTCACGTGGGGGTTGAGTCCATTCTCAAACGGGAGGGAGATACCCATGCCCATCGTCACAGCTCCAGGTACCGACTCTGCACCGTggttcgccgcctccatgaATCCGGGGCCGCCACCTGTGGTGACGACCAGATCGTGAAAGCGCTTCTGCAAGTCGTCCAGGGACTCCGACCCATCTTCTGGAGTAAGCCTGAAGTAGTCCGGAATGTACCTGAAACTTCGGATGATCATGTCCTGCTCCTTCTGAGAGAACTCGGCCACCATTCTCGCCAGCTTTTCGACCACGTCGACCCACTTGCACATCCACTGCGTCTTCTTCAGGCGAGCGAGCTCGTTCTGAAGGCTCGCCTTCGTGCTGTCGTCTGTCACGGCTGCCAGTTTGGAGTGGATGTTCTGGACGGTGCTGTCGTACTGCGCCTGAGTCATGGAGCGGGCACTGCCGAAGAAGAGAACTGTGGTGCGGATAAAgtgctgctgaaggcgctgTTTGGGTTCCTCGAATTCGCACAAGATGCGGATCATGCGCCCTGAGTAGCTGTTGAGAAACTCCATGTTTCTGTAGGACTTGATGGTGGGGGTCAGCTTCTGGCCGGAGAGGTCCTCCCCCTTCTGCACATAAGGGGAGGACTCGTGCGAGTGGCGCAGGGTCGACATGGCCGTTTATGTAGAACGCAGTctatacgtgtgtgtgtgtgtgtcgtccGTGGTGTGGGGAACGAGTGCCGTCGATGAAAGCGCACAAGAAACTTCTGAAAACGCAATTGAAGGAAAAAAAGCTCTGAAGGCGTGCGTCTGGTCGTGTCGTTTTTGCTCGAGTTGTGATGGAAATCGAGAGCACGAGAGAGAATAGCAGGGAGGACCACAGGGAAGAGTGGGCGCCACACTTTCAATACTCCCAGATAGGCAAGGAGCAAGAGGAAGGAAACaaggaagaagggggagcACACACGCTTGTTGGCGTATAGAGACAACGGCACTCGCGGGGTTGTTGTTCGAGGGATTGTCTGTCTCTACTGGAGTGTTTGTCTACGGGTGTTTGAAGTGCACCAGACGATAACGGCGGTGTTCCTTAGAAGCAAGGAAAAAccgacagagggagaggtgcaAAAGCCACGGGCGAAGAACTGATCTTTTTCTATGCGGTGTGCGCACCGGCTGATcgagaaggagaagcagcagacggCTAGCGTC
The sequence above is drawn from the Leishmania donovani BPK282A1 complete genome, chromosome 15 genome and encodes:
- a CDS encoding ATP diphosphohydrolase, giving the protein MRPYSSVRRMTQQSKRLRIAGTLVLSALVIFGFLVYYQSPLLSPCDSAYANVYDVVIDAGSTGSRVHVFQYERGRTGLVLLRERFKRVEPGLSSFATDPDGAKESLAGLLRFADKVVPQSYQKCTFVTLKATAGLRLLPESVQQVLLDAAQHTLNASPFQSRGASIISGAQEGVYGWLTVNYLLNRLDTDVATVATIDMGGASTQVVFETTPTSGEWLPFNYAHQLRTPKRTITMYQHSYLGLGMNEAKKKLMMSFAEANGTSSFPCFPRGYAKRLNDVELRNSDATDFDACAGLFHEHVITKTTCKFDACGARGVPQPLFPSRRHLIYAFSYFYDRLYHFSKEGSPVYVSSYKEVGQEVCHRESARRTTAPEETACMELAYMYSFLTYGLGLSDATALTVPNRIEGMAVSWSLGSSLSFLLKME